From one Mesomycoplasma ovipneumoniae genomic stretch:
- a CDS encoding P110/LppT family adhesin N-terminal domain, with protein sequence MLNKINKIKNAKTIISTGFSITAILTTIVAVPIGLTIFERSYSSQIFGNVDKNEVVSLKTQTTFSEEDFINALNNLKLHDEYKNLSAKTALSLAKNPSYAFNFLKAYDFSPITKHNFRVVLDIEKANPSGTEVKNVVVYAHSDPLKLTYSKQVDLKGFAQSDKADGDLVGFQIDLEKSKLELSAAKSSNLTASEVAFKLDNDFQASYKISRSKSQAFSDALFQNGLTYNLVNALGLPTILEKGYVLSPKTVENQKAKQEKMVMIGDSDTKRVDSLMNVKNLVFKNHDDKAGTLSISFELIDPTGKIVKEFDFPILGIKKLSVDVKNVDQQILSQFSDLVQLKPLVQLALVKDDLSLAQTIYNTDNKPVNLAKVLSKITQNSQEIGRHNQVSTQLFQNSGQNSQANDDKVEINRQDFNAFFNLKSDKIQIPGLDGYFVEISNIKLAENLSQAQKDKLLKENKVSFEVDFSLKKQLNIQAPYLESEFVKSNYPKVLESSLASLGKGNDSKFVLVDLGSSKSSFEVQLDYDENQRKLLNSALKQNSQIDFSNLDKIDFEDPKIQNLNPLAKTFEFKENPNGPKLTLEYVKSLVTEVVEDAKQQKTFDQVARKLYFLDHGYQPEDVAKLEEYKQKYSAMFSKGEKKSEEKDKKEEKTTQDQTGTTPPNTNSAQPSTSDQASSAPQTPTDGSTETNSQTTTGGSTSAAASAATPTPTPAATPVAAAAFQDLPQETSTQTQTDEKAKTPEKTETTDGLGIKLWSFLQKSNYPELENSDVSYDVVKNSNSQIDVVMSFSPKTTGETTTKPAKLIFSIQNLEDNQSYDYLVKYNPLLLFDFRKNQITENGTVSKISSLNRTDVEIELNSKITEETEQAEEAQEEEMSISTSMPVADAAQTSQTTTPTPVQNTATPEDGIILKKPVILGNGTQPALKNGVVMLAFSLKNITKNKKTHLLSSKDGRGLFISKLDFNKKETLVIGLDQNGSQAASGALAIPVVGLISGVQGNAVGLFEIKDNLSKLEKSNIASLDFDVFSQKNINLTNQSANFDLLKEDDLLFLTISKKDTNYTFTLSSSRNPLSQKIVSNLNLEDTNPQLFNSHLDWSYLGPNPEDKSDSTVTVRGLAIYDSIDSANQESISQELTNAFINELTR encoded by the coding sequence ATGCTTAATAAAATAAACAAAATAAAAAATGCAAAAACAATAATTTCAACAGGTTTTTCGATCACAGCAATTCTTACAACGATTGTTGCAGTTCCAATTGGTCTAACAATTTTTGAGCGTTCATATAGTTCACAAATTTTTGGTAATGTTGATAAAAATGAGGTTGTTAGTCTAAAAACTCAGACAACTTTTAGCGAGGAAGATTTTATTAATGCCCTTAATAATCTAAAATTGCACGATGAGTACAAAAATTTATCAGCAAAAACAGCCCTTTCACTGGCTAAAAACCCTTCATATGCTTTTAATTTTTTAAAAGCATATGACTTTAGTCCAATTACTAAACACAATTTTCGGGTAGTTTTAGATATTGAAAAAGCAAATCCCTCTGGCACTGAAGTAAAAAATGTTGTAGTTTATGCTCATTCAGATCCACTAAAGCTTACTTATTCAAAACAAGTTGACCTTAAAGGTTTTGCCCAAAGCGATAAGGCCGATGGTGATTTAGTTGGATTCCAAATTGATCTTGAAAAATCAAAATTAGAACTTTCCGCAGCAAAAAGTTCTAATTTGACAGCTTCAGAAGTTGCTTTTAAACTCGACAATGATTTTCAAGCTTCCTATAAAATATCACGCTCAAAATCTCAAGCATTTTCTGATGCTTTATTCCAAAATGGATTAACTTATAATTTGGTTAACGCTTTAGGTTTGCCAACAATTTTGGAAAAAGGTTATGTTTTGTCGCCAAAAACAGTTGAAAACCAAAAAGCTAAACAAGAAAAAATGGTTATGATTGGTGATTCAGACACCAAAAGAGTTGATAGTTTAATGAATGTTAAAAACTTGGTTTTCAAAAATCATGACGATAAAGCCGGAACTCTTTCAATTTCTTTTGAGTTAATTGACCCGACCGGAAAAATTGTCAAAGAATTTGACTTCCCAATTTTAGGAATTAAAAAATTAAGTGTTGATGTCAAAAATGTTGACCAACAAATTCTTTCACAATTTAGTGATTTAGTTCAATTAAAACCTTTAGTTCAGCTTGCGCTTGTCAAAGATGATCTAAGTTTGGCCCAAACCATTTACAACACCGATAATAAACCCGTTAATCTCGCCAAAGTCTTGAGCAAAATTACGCAAAACTCTCAAGAAATTGGACGACATAATCAAGTTTCAACCCAACTTTTCCAGAATTCAGGGCAAAATTCACAAGCTAATGATGACAAAGTTGAAATAAACCGCCAGGATTTCAATGCTTTTTTCAATTTAAAGTCTGACAAAATCCAAATTCCTGGTCTTGATGGTTATTTTGTTGAAATTAGCAACATTAAATTAGCAGAAAATTTATCCCAAGCTCAAAAAGATAAACTTTTAAAAGAAAATAAAGTTTCTTTTGAAGTTGATTTTAGTCTAAAAAAACAGCTAAATATTCAAGCACCTTACCTTGAAAGTGAATTTGTTAAGTCAAATTATCCGAAAGTTCTTGAATCTTCGCTTGCAAGTTTAGGAAAAGGAAATGATTCTAAATTTGTTTTAGTTGATCTTGGTTCTTCAAAATCTAGTTTTGAAGTTCAACTTGATTATGATGAAAATCAGCGAAAACTTCTAAATTCTGCTTTAAAACAAAATTCACAAATTGACTTTTCAAATCTAGACAAAATTGATTTTGAAGATCCAAAAATTCAAAACCTTAATCCTCTAGCTAAAACTTTTGAATTCAAAGAAAATCCTAATGGTCCAAAATTAACTTTAGAATATGTTAAATCTCTAGTTACAGAAGTTGTTGAAGATGCTAAACAACAAAAAACATTTGATCAAGTAGCTAGAAAACTTTATTTCTTAGATCACGGATACCAACCAGAAGATGTTGCTAAATTAGAAGAATACAAACAAAAATATTCAGCAATGTTTTCTAAAGGTGAGAAAAAATCTGAAGAAAAAGATAAAAAAGAAGAAAAAACAACACAAGATCAAACTGGAACCACACCTCCAAACACAAATTCAGCTCAACCTTCAACTTCAGATCAAGCTTCATCCGCACCTCAAACTCCAACTGACGGATCAACAGAAACTAATTCCCAAACAACAACCGGTGGATCAACAAGTGCTGCTGCTTCTGCAGCAACTCCAACCCCAACTCCTGCTGCAACCCCTGTAGCAGCAGCCGCTTTTCAGGATTTACCTCAAGAAACATCAACTCAAACTCAAACAGATGAAAAAGCTAAAACACCTGAAAAAACTGAAACTACAGATGGTTTAGGTATTAAGCTTTGGTCATTTTTACAAAAATCTAACTATCCAGAATTAGAAAATTCTGATGTTTCTTATGATGTTGTTAAAAATTCTAACAGTCAAATTGATGTAGTTATGAGTTTTAGTCCAAAAACAACTGGAGAAACTACAACAAAACCAGCAAAATTAATTTTTTCAATTCAAAATCTTGAAGACAATCAGTCTTATGATTATTTAGTTAAATATAATCCGCTACTTCTTTTTGATTTTAGAAAAAATCAAATAACTGAAAATGGAACTGTTTCAAAAATTTCATCATTAAATCGAACAGATGTTGAAATTGAACTAAATAGTAAAATAACCGAAGAAACTGAACAGGCTGAAGAGGCGCAAGAGGAAGAAATGTCAATATCAACCTCAATGCCGGTTGCGGATGCAGCTCAAACGAGTCAAACTACCACTCCAACTCCTGTTCAAAATACCGCTACCCCAGAAGATGGAATAATACTAAAAAAACCTGTAATTTTAGGAAATGGTACCCAACCTGCACTTAAAAATGGTGTGGTAATGTTAGCTTTTAGCCTAAAAAACATTACTAAAAACAAAAAGACTCATTTACTTTCATCTAAGGATGGTAGAGGTTTATTTATTTCAAAACTTGATTTTAATAAAAAAGAGACTTTAGTAATTGGTCTAGACCAAAATGGTTCTCAAGCCGCATCAGGCGCACTGGCCATCCCAGTAGTTGGCCTAATTTCTGGAGTTCAAGGTAACGCGGTTGGACTTTTTGAAATTAAAGACAACCTTTCTAAACTTGAAAAAAGTAATATAGCATCATTAGATTTTGATGTTTTTTCTCAAAAAAATATCAATTTAACTAACCAAAGTGCTAATTTTGATTTACTTAAAGAAGATGATTTATTATTTTTAACTATCTCTAAAAAAGATACTAATTACACATTTACTTTAAGTTCATCTCGTAATCCATTGTCTCAAAAAATTGTTTCTAATTTAAATTTAGAAGATACAAACCCTCAATTATTTAATAGCCACCTTGATTGAAGTTATTTAGGTCCAAACCCAGAAGACAAATCCGATTCTACAGTAACTGTTCGTGGTCTTGCAATTTATGATTCTATAGATTCTGCAAACCAAGAATCAATCTCTCAAGAACTTACAAATGCATTTATTAATGAACTAACTAGATAG
- a CDS encoding P97 family adhesin: MHEKNKNSLILALTAVGGVAIFATTIGLVTRIRYTGENPRAELENLVSRIQNVAFKSDVFDDSTTYSQIKAQLFDDSGKLLAGTNLNKFISFYTQVNSKLRKFEPTFAPNKPFLEFVDLIPNDNDQSFELRFRAKHQIDNNHTAFSTIISKKVSFAQRSQFALADFNSNLEKITKSFKENIQNLRRTGFSSNFSSPNLIDQKIASLTRVEDFAADINKAGTQLEAVEKISQYFPDFQKIINELNFDQNNSFPFKQGTIYNFSLEKHPGTNNFISVDSNSVPSFLVKAELTDDAKFELKNFNIEDAQLLEKIDLVPQVSSGSESSQDANNEGKADESGEKQAKKATYFADLDDILSKISLKKLNFLDFKVAPGTIAQTSTNVAANLLSSSTPESLPQLRQVSSVQLFQEEGQQEGQGTEGTQPQVDSSEPTPAPETKTESFEQFIDKLTVNSTTSIEFLEKINKDLYKSNQDQSKSVVKAIEDSLLINPISLDFGEFSPYFAQKKVSGVDFQLDINKAKATSSTLEIPVNINLYSSFFGDKNPKLLRSKKDTFEIKYFKQNDGTTGTTHQLDKNRQDFYFINSLPDNSTQTQSSQTSSTQPKIHEEKIVTATSFISKAELEKLIENDNQKSEELKQILSNQFQYGYDFNPHESMLKSWTGNQKFPKLHDFSDFQSDDQTSAQFGIKSLKSKKFFTNEHDVAAFYAYLLSMEPTEILEYLFEIAKSANLIDPNEKINVNDIKEGNIFRTAEGIEFKPESNIMGLDFNGHVKTFDKRGWISNLFLPKTIADKFKNNRDDDKIFEELNKISPAKIQQDSSGSATGQTEDIYKDIRENTKKINQTNNTSSSGSGVLAPVSTDAGQTEQSVKPVEELVKDFYSTKTEKLTNLKDLLLAFYVKAKELNNFRAWAKVSSDLDYQIVFEKQTGAANYSTGTDIPSGSEGYNLTYYYKIFNKETKVEEYQSPKTSLKILVSKTDQKQSEEKKTLNKAVLSIPPSYSLIQYGKTEFDKIATQTGGDQASKKAFEDTKEFKEIQEIIKKHDPNLVLSVKSETKDVFHPETTKIVLLEVTKKAQSETESTENSTQSSEKSQLNFQIRIQKLPEPVKPATSETTSPAPEANSQTSGATSSTTSETSSSGSETTTTQTQSSSSS; this comes from the coding sequence ATGCACGAAAAAAACAAAAATTCATTAATATTAGCTCTGACCGCTGTTGGTGGTGTTGCTATTTTTGCAACAACGATTGGGCTTGTAACTCGAATTCGCTATACAGGAGAAAATCCGCGAGCTGAGTTAGAAAATTTAGTTTCTCGAATCCAAAATGTTGCCTTTAAATCTGATGTCTTTGATGATTCTACCACATATAGTCAAATAAAAGCACAACTTTTTGACGACAGTGGAAAATTATTAGCTGGCACAAATTTAAATAAATTTATATCTTTTTACACACAAGTTAATTCCAAATTACGCAAATTTGAGCCAACTTTTGCACCAAATAAACCATTTTTAGAATTTGTTGACTTAATTCCAAACGATAATGATCAAAGTTTTGAGCTTCGTTTCCGCGCAAAACACCAAATTGACAATAATCACACCGCATTTTCAACAATAATTTCTAAAAAAGTTTCATTTGCACAACGTTCACAATTTGCTCTTGCCGACTTTAATTCAAATTTAGAAAAAATTACTAAAAGTTTCAAAGAAAACATCCAAAATTTAAGAAGAACAGGTTTTAGCTCTAATTTTTCAAGTCCTAATTTAATTGATCAAAAAATCGCATCCTTAACCCGTGTTGAGGATTTTGCCGCTGACATTAATAAAGCCGGAACTCAACTTGAGGCAGTTGAAAAAATATCTCAATATTTCCCGGATTTTCAAAAAATAATTAACGAGTTAAATTTTGATCAAAATAATTCTTTCCCTTTTAAACAAGGAACAATTTACAATTTTAGTTTAGAAAAACATCCTGGAACAAATAATTTTATTTCAGTTGATTCAAACTCAGTTCCAAGTTTTTTAGTTAAAGCTGAATTGACTGATGATGCAAAATTTGAGCTTAAAAATTTCAACATTGAGGACGCTCAGTTACTTGAAAAAATTGACTTAGTTCCCCAAGTTAGTTCAGGTTCTGAATCAAGTCAAGATGCAAATAATGAAGGAAAAGCTGACGAATCTGGCGAAAAACAAGCAAAAAAAGCAACTTATTTTGCTGATTTAGATGATATTTTATCTAAAATTTCACTCAAAAAATTAAATTTTCTTGATTTTAAAGTTGCTCCAGGGACAATTGCGCAAACTTCTACAAATGTTGCGGCTAATTTACTTTCCTCATCAACTCCTGAGTCATTACCACAACTTCGGCAAGTAAGTTCAGTCCAATTATTTCAAGAAGAAGGACAACAAGAAGGGCAAGGAACTGAAGGAACCCAACCCCAAGTTGATTCTTCAGAACCAACCCCCGCTCCTGAAACAAAAACTGAAAGTTTTGAACAATTTATTGACAAACTTACCGTTAATTCAACTACTTCGATAGAATTTTTAGAAAAAATAAATAAAGATCTTTATAAATCAAATCAAGATCAATCTAAATCTGTTGTAAAAGCGATTGAAGACAGTCTTTTAATAAATCCGATTTCTCTTGATTTTGGTGAATTTTCTCCATATTTTGCACAAAAAAAAGTATCAGGAGTTGATTTTCAGCTTGATATTAATAAAGCAAAAGCAACCTCAAGTACTCTTGAAATTCCGGTAAATATTAACCTTTATTCAAGTTTTTTTGGTGATAAAAATCCTAAACTATTAAGATCAAAAAAAGACACTTTTGAAATAAAATATTTCAAACAAAATGATGGAACAACTGGAACAACTCATCAACTTGACAAAAATCGTCAAGATTTTTACTTTATTAATTCATTACCAGATAATTCTACTCAAACTCAATCAAGTCAAACTTCATCAACTCAGCCTAAAATTCATGAAGAAAAAATTGTAACCGCAACTTCATTTATTTCCAAAGCTGAGTTAGAAAAATTAATTGAAAATGATAATCAAAAATCTGAAGAATTAAAGCAAATTTTATCAAATCAGTTTCAGTATGGATATGACTTTAATCCTCATGAATCAATGCTAAAATCATGAACAGGAAATCAAAAATTCCCTAAATTACATGATTTTTCTGATTTTCAATCTGATGATCAAACAAGCGCACAATTTGGAATTAAATCATTAAAATCTAAGAAATTTTTCACAAACGAGCATGATGTTGCTGCTTTTTATGCTTATTTATTAAGCATGGAGCCAACTGAAATTTTGGAATATCTTTTTGAAATTGCAAAATCAGCAAACTTAATCGATCCTAATGAAAAAATAAATGTAAATGACATCAAAGAAGGTAACATTTTTAGAACCGCAGAAGGTATAGAATTTAAACCTGAGTCTAACATTATGGGTCTAGATTTTAACGGTCATGTTAAAACTTTTGATAAAAGAGGTTGAATTTCTAACTTATTTTTACCAAAAACTATTGCTGACAAATTCAAAAATAACCGTGATGATGACAAAATTTTTGAAGAACTTAACAAAATAAGTCCAGCAAAAATCCAACAAGATTCTTCAGGAAGTGCAACAGGTCAAACCGAAGATATCTACAAAGATATTCGTGAAAATACTAAAAAAATTAATCAAACTAATAACACTTCAAGCTCAGGAAGTGGAGTTTTAGCACCAGTTTCAACCGACGCTGGTCAAACTGAACAATCTGTTAAACCTGTTGAAGAATTAGTAAAAGATTTTTACTCAACAAAAACTGAAAAACTGACTAATTTAAAAGATTTATTACTTGCATTTTATGTTAAGGCTAAAGAACTTAATAATTTTAGAGCTTGAGCAAAAGTTAGTTCAGATTTAGATTATCAAATTGTTTTTGAAAAACAAACTGGTGCAGCAAATTATTCAACAGGAACCGACATTCCAAGCGGATCTGAAGGGTACAATCTTACTTATTATTACAAAATTTTCAATAAAGAAACTAAGGTTGAAGAATATCAAAGCCCTAAAACATCTTTAAAAATATTAGTTTCTAAAACAGATCAAAAACAATCTGAAGAAAAAAAGACACTAAATAAAGCAGTTTTAAGTATCCCACCTTCTTATTCATTGATTCAATATGGAAAAACTGAATTTGATAAAATAGCTACCCAAACTGGTGGTGATCAAGCTTCAAAAAAAGCTTTTGAAGATACAAAAGAATTTAAAGAAATTCAAGAAATTATTAAAAAACACGATCCAAATTTAGTCCTTAGTGTTAAATCTGAAACAAAAGATGTTTTTCATCCTGAAACAACAAAAATAGTTCTCCTTGAAGTTACCAAAAAAGCTCAAAGTGAAACTGAATCTACCGAAAATTCAACCCAAAGTAGTGAAAAATCTCAACTTAATTTTCAAATTAGAATTCAAAAACTACCAGAGCCTGTTAAACCAGCTACTTCAGAAACAACCTCGCCAGCTCCAGAAGCAAATTCACAAACTTCAGGAGCAACAAGTTCAACAACTTCAGAAACAAGTTCAAGTGGTTCAGAAACAACAACAACCCAAACCCAATCATCATCATCAAGCTAA
- the gatB gene encoding Asp-tRNA(Asn)/Glu-tRNA(Gln) amidotransferase subunit GatB — protein sequence MLNNKYLVTIGVEIHLELNTKAKMFSNSPNSSGQPNKFFNLFDLGYLGTLPKINKKAVEKAIILAKSLKMEIPSVLAFDRKNYFYPDLPKGFQITQQFYPIGKNGSINVGDFTVLIERIHLEEDTAKQIHKENQTFFDYNRCGVPLIEIVTHPMLDSAEKAAQYVDEIRKLALFLGISDAKLENGSLRADINISVREKNQEFFNPKVEIKNINSISNIQKAAQLEIEEQIDTYEKGQKVSQVTKKFNDKLIKNQTLRTKTDAIDYKYFPEPNLPYIELTKEFIDSIQVPLSPLEIQKNLEKYGVSTFYINQILNNFEFWTFLKNSNPENWSQNVKLFFAEIVPIINKNGFDQLFIDPDFFGKSVKKLLDNQINNSDFRQIIEIKNKEPNLELEIIIKTILDKKLSDDEIKSLLAELVSEETSQIEQNKNNKEKLFKILIGKLIKKTKGNADPKKVNLILTQWLKNL from the coding sequence ATGTTGAATAATAAATATTTAGTAACTATTGGGGTTGAAATTCACTTAGAACTTAACACAAAGGCAAAAATGTTCTCAAATTCACCAAATTCGAGTGGTCAGCCTAATAAATTTTTTAATCTTTTTGACTTAGGTTATCTTGGAACATTGCCAAAAATAAATAAAAAAGCTGTCGAAAAAGCAATAATTTTAGCAAAATCCTTAAAAATGGAAATTCCGTCAGTACTGGCTTTTGACCGAAAAAATTATTTTTACCCTGATTTGCCAAAAGGTTTTCAAATTACCCAGCAATTTTATCCAATTGGAAAAAATGGTTCAATAAATGTTGGCGATTTTACTGTTTTGATTGAAAGAATTCACCTTGAAGAAGACACGGCCAAGCAAATTCATAAAGAAAATCAAACATTTTTTGACTATAATCGCTGTGGGGTTCCTTTGATTGAAATAGTGACTCATCCGATGCTAGATTCGGCCGAAAAAGCTGCTCAATATGTTGATGAAATCAGAAAATTAGCTTTATTTTTAGGCATTTCTGATGCAAAACTAGAAAATGGTTCGCTTCGAGCTGATATAAACATTTCAGTTCGTGAAAAAAATCAAGAATTTTTTAACCCAAAAGTTGAAATTAAAAACATAAATTCAATTTCTAACATTCAAAAAGCTGCTCAACTTGAAATTGAAGAGCAAATTGATACTTATGAAAAAGGCCAAAAAGTTTCTCAAGTAACTAAAAAATTTAACGACAAATTAATAAAAAATCAAACACTGAGAACCAAAACGGATGCCATAGATTATAAATATTTTCCTGAGCCAAATTTACCTTATATCGAACTGACAAAAGAATTTATTGACTCTATCCAAGTCCCGCTTAGTCCTTTAGAAATCCAAAAAAACCTTGAAAAATACGGTGTTTCTACATTTTATATTAATCAAATTTTAAATAATTTTGAATTTTGAACTTTTTTAAAAAATTCAAATCCAGAAAATTGATCCCAAAATGTAAAATTATTTTTTGCTGAAATAGTTCCAATTATTAACAAAAACGGTTTTGACCAGCTTTTTATTGACCCCGATTTTTTTGGAAAATCAGTCAAAAAATTGCTAGATAATCAAATAAACAACAGCGATTTTCGTCAAATAATTGAAATAAAAAATAAAGAACCTAACTTAGAACTTGAGATTATTATAAAAACAATTTTGGACAAAAAATTATCTGATGACGAGATTAAAAGCCTTTTGGCTGAACTTGTTAGTGAAGAAACTAGTCAAATTGAGCAAAATAAAAACAATAAAGAAAAATTATTTAAAATTTTGATAGGTAAATTAATCAAAAAAACAAAAGGCAATGCTGATCCTAAAAAAGTAAATCTGATTTTGACTCAGTGGCTAAAAAATCTTTAA
- a CDS encoding amidase family protein, with product MTKFELNINQATEKLKKDENNAVFSFFELKNQKKGILSGMFFSIKSNFATAEGVSHGSSNSLINFRPGYNSTVFQKLIDQGAQPLIKVYNDELGLGGKGLFSFFGKILNPLDKTKLVGGSSSGSAATIDSVHFAIGSDTGDSIRRPASFFGKVGFKPSYGAVSRHGLFAYATSLDTVAWLTHNVSDSILVSQTVFGQDENDLTSVEVQVQKVEKTKPKKVLFLNFDDEIEPYVKEKLYKLQHILQSEGVLVENIIPDLNLLKTILPVYEIISYSEATSNLSAINGLTFGNTDKNLKWEDIFLKTRTDGFGFMLQKRLIWGSFFLEQKNQEHFFIKAKKIRTLIKNYYESFLNQFDIVLFPAFYGVAPDVFGKNSEKSDQITNFILAISNLVGNPSITIPLGKHKNLPFNLAIDSKINSDASLLGFSLYIEEKIGDINVE from the coding sequence ATGACTAAATTTGAACTAAATATAAACCAAGCGACTGAAAAATTAAAAAAAGATGAAAATAATGCTGTTTTTTCTTTTTTTGAGCTAAAAAATCAAAAAAAGGGAATATTATCAGGCATGTTTTTTAGCATAAAATCAAATTTTGCCACCGCTGAAGGAGTCTCACATGGTTCATCAAATTCGCTTATTAATTTTAGACCCGGATATAATTCAACAGTTTTTCAAAAATTAATTGATCAAGGAGCCCAGCCATTAATTAAAGTTTATAACGACGAATTAGGTCTAGGTGGTAAAGGTCTTTTTTCTTTTTTTGGTAAAATTTTAAATCCACTCGACAAAACCAAGTTAGTTGGTGGCTCATCTTCAGGAAGTGCGGCAACAATTGACTCTGTCCATTTTGCAATCGGCTCAGACACCGGTGATTCAATAAGAAGACCGGCTAGTTTTTTCGGAAAAGTCGGTTTTAAGCCGTCATATGGAGCCGTTTCTCGCCATGGTTTGTTTGCTTATGCAACTTCTCTTGACACAGTCGCTTGACTTACCCACAATGTTAGTGATTCGATTTTGGTTTCGCAGACAGTTTTTGGCCAAGATGAAAATGACTTAACTTCTGTTGAAGTACAAGTCCAAAAAGTTGAAAAAACTAAGCCAAAAAAAGTTTTATTTTTAAATTTTGATGACGAAATTGAACCTTATGTTAAAGAAAAACTCTATAAATTACAGCATATTTTACAATCTGAAGGTGTTTTGGTTGAGAACATCATCCCTGATTTAAATTTACTAAAAACAATTTTACCGGTTTATGAAATAATTTCTTATTCAGAAGCTACTTCAAATTTATCAGCAATAAACGGTTTAACTTTTGGAAATACAGACAAAAATCTAAAATGAGAAGATATTTTCTTAAAAACAAGAACAGACGGATTTGGCTTTATGCTTCAAAAAAGACTGATTTGAGGATCTTTTTTTCTTGAGCAGAAAAATCAAGAGCACTTTTTCATTAAAGCAAAAAAAATTAGAACCCTAATTAAAAATTATTATGAATCATTTTTGAATCAGTTTGATATAGTGCTTTTCCCTGCTTTTTACGGCGTTGCGCCCGATGTTTTTGGAAAAAACAGTGAAAAAAGTGACCAAATTACCAATTTTATACTTGCAATTTCTAATTTAGTCGGAAATCCTTCGATAACAATCCCATTAGGAAAACACAAAAATTTACCTTTTAATCTAGCCATTGACTCAAAAATTAACTCTGATGCAAGTTTATTAGGTTTTTCACTTTATATTGAAGAAAAAATAGGTGACATTAATGTTGAATAA
- a CDS encoding glutamyl-tRNA amidotransferase, whose translation MDREKIIKLAKSLYFVPSEKVIETVLQEKDQMLERINFLHTFDTKDVPNLEKINSLPKGIEILFDDEPNFSDFRSQLFTNSVHANQNEIITKKVIDD comes from the coding sequence ATGGATAGAGAAAAAATAATTAAACTTGCAAAATCGCTTTATTTTGTTCCTAGTGAAAAAGTAATTGAAACCGTTTTACAAGAAAAAGATCAAATGCTAGAACGAATTAATTTTTTGCATACTTTTGATACAAAAGACGTTCCTAACTTGGAAAAAATTAACTCTTTACCAAAAGGAATTGAAATTTTATTCGATGATGAACCAAATTTTTCTGATTTTAGATCTCAACTTTTTACAAATTCAGTCCATGCAAATCAAAATGAAATTATAACCAAAAAGGTGATTGATGACTAA
- a CDS encoding RluA family pseudouridine synthase, whose amino-acid sequence MIEFSVSENQVGQKLIQLVKKLLLNFNYNEIQKLFRNKKIKVNNKVESQKYLLALGDRVLIFNSKKEVENQKKLPKIKANLKIIYQDSNVLIVEKPKDLQVHGGDRNLDLAVWNYLKIEKTDVFMPSHVGRLDKKTSGIILYGLNYKSVVELNKKQKFFEKIYTFESKIKLKKPIKTDLFIRKNDLNKKMEVCKNQVGCQLISTTFFFKNKRNFAILHTGKKHQIRVTLSHLGFPIFGDEKYNGEQKNRLFLHSFSLKFNNLDGFLSYLNGKKFVSKPEWWKV is encoded by the coding sequence ATGATAGAATTTAGCGTATCTGAAAATCAAGTAGGCCAAAAACTTATTCAATTAGTCAAAAAATTGCTTTTGAATTTCAATTACAACGAAATTCAAAAGCTTTTTCGTAATAAAAAAATAAAGGTCAATAATAAGGTTGAATCACAAAAATATTTGCTGGCTTTAGGTGACAGAGTTTTGATTTTTAACTCTAAAAAAGAAGTTGAAAATCAAAAAAAGTTACCTAAAATAAAGGCAAATTTAAAAATAATTTATCAAGATTCAAATGTTTTGATTGTTGAAAAACCTAAGGATTTACAAGTTCATGGCGGTGACAGAAATCTTGATTTGGCCGTTTGAAATTATTTAAAAATAGAAAAAACCGACGTTTTTATGCCTTCGCATGTTGGGCGTCTTGATAAAAAAACATCTGGAATTATTTTATACGGACTTAATTATAAAAGTGTTGTTGAACTTAATAAAAAGCAGAAATTTTTTGAGAAAATTTATACCTTTGAGTCAAAAATAAAGCTAAAAAAACCTATAAAAACCGATCTTTTTATAAGGAAAAACGACCTTAATAAAAAAATGGAAGTCTGCAAAAATCAAGTAGGATGCCAGCTTATTTCTACGACATTTTTTTTTAAAAACAAAAGAAATTTTGCGATTTTACATACTGGCAAAAAACATCAAATCCGAGTAACTTTATCACACCTGGGCTTCCCGATTTTTGGTGATGAAAAATACAATGGCGAGCAAAAAAATCGCTTATTTTTGCATTCATTTTCTTTAAAATTCAATAATTTAGACGGCTTTTTATCTTATTTAAACGGCAAAAAATTTGTCTCAAAACCAGAATGATGAAAAGTATAG